Proteins from one Drosophila gunungcola strain Sukarami chromosome 3R, Dgunungcola_SK_2, whole genome shotgun sequence genomic window:
- the LOC128251611 gene encoding E3 SUMO-protein ligase ZBED1-like has product MDRFLKLGKRRVSSSSADKPDCECSSRTDSEKDLEPNRQSNKKKSKISHVWKYFKRSDDKKYAKCLDCGKEYKTSGNTSNMHDHLKRFHPGVERKSPESSTQVVRAERNVTTSTSSSCRSSMNSVASYFKRAVMYDSNSKRKTDIDKALTEMVAKDVQPYNIVENEGFVQYTHVLDPRYKLPSKTHLRDVLMYNYFTETSAKLSAILVNVTCDLWTSSANASFLTVTGHFVYNYELKTASLATKKLLSTTKHCSQNIADTLRDIFIEWNILEKTVCIVTDNASSMLKACDLLHISKLPCFAHTINLVVQDALKVDDPVLQALFTKCKSIVRFFKQSTISNEKLKLAQEGSEYTLLQETPTRWNSFYFMIERIIK; this is encoded by the exons atgGATCGCTTTTTAAAACTGG gTAAACGTCGAGTGTCTTCATCAAGTGCCGACAAGCCGGACTGTGAGTGCTCCTCCAGAACAGACTCTGAAAAAGATTTGGAACCAAATCGACAGAGTAACAAAAAGAAGTCGAAAATTTCACAtgtttggaaatattttaaaaggtcTGACGACAAGAAATATGCCAAATGTCTCGATTGTGGCAAAGAATACAAGACAAGCGGCAATACATCTAACATGCACGACCATTTAAAAAGGTTCCATCCTGGCGTGGAAAGAAAGAGCCCAGAATCGAGCACACAAGTTGTACGTGCTGAGAGGAACGTCACTACATCTACAAGCAGCAGTTGCAGATCGAGCATGAACTCTGTGGCGTCTTACTTTAAAAGAGCCGTCATGTATGATTCAAATTCTAAAAGAAAGACTGACATAGATAAAGCTCTAACTGAAATGGTTGCCAAAGATGTGCAGCCCTACAATATTGTAGAAAACGAAGGGTTCGTGCAATACACTCATGTATTGGATCCTCGGTATAAATTACCCAGCAAGACGCACTTAAGAGATGTGCTGatgtataattattttacCGAAACTTCTGCCAAGTTATCAGCAATACTTGTAAATGTTACGTGTGATTTGTGGACATCAAGTGCCAATGCTAGTTTTTTGACTGTGACGGGTCATTTCGTATATAACTACGAATTAAAAACAGCATCCTtagcaacaaaaaaacttcTAAGCACAACTAAACATTGTTCACAAAACATTGCTGATACATTGCGggacatttttattgaatggAACATTCTGGAAAAAACTGTATGTATTGTTACCGACAATGCCAGCTCCATGCTTAAAGCATGTGATCTATTGCATATTAGCAAACTGCCATGCTTTGCGCATACTATAAATCTCGTGGTGCAAGATGCTCTAAAAGTTGATGACCCAGTGCTTCAAGCTTTATTTACTAAGTGTAAATCAATCGTTCGATTTTTCAAGCAAAGCACTATATCAAATGAAAAGCTCAAATTAGCTCAAGAAGGCTCAGAATATACTTTGTTGCAAGAAACGCCCACTAGGTggaatagtttttattttatgattgaGCGTATTATAAAATGA
- the LOC128251609 gene encoding aprataxin-like protein isoform X1 — MDWQNGLIRDMVKPEYLIVSSELGVAIADKFPKAMHHYLVLPTADIPSIFVLNRSHLPLLGELYRLARNAVEKKGVPWEDFQVGFHAEPSLHRLHLHVISTDFVSPSLKTKKHWNCHNTELFVPYEKLYKQLEKDNCFSRFPKSLVKELLAKPLVCNQCEFASDSLLNLKTHLLNHWQCKEDERKESTKLDNITKMMNEAKLDTKMMPLCHNQGSKNPFQLPPKQQAVKECANHKLDLSTTEMIQRNNPPFNFQAMNPLKSNNAPRYPQHHGSRPIWNGPSFPPFQHQINYRYPMLNGFRGPSNIIQHGFPHYPNQTFVGPGAWPSGQQSGVRSKSIPRNYQQNQNQQNAQQNSNLQHLTHNVNRNQVNRSNRQNPNQNRQNSFQQNKNQNKKATKPINQPSGNLHDQEATAPPP; from the exons ATGGATTGGCAAAACGGATTAATCAGAGACATGGTTAAACCAGAATACTTGATAGTTTCATCAGAACTAGGCGTTGCTATAGCAGACAAGTTTCCTAAGGCGATGCATCACTATTTGGTGCTTCCAACAGCCGATATTCCCAGCATCTTTGTG TTAAACCGGAGCCATTTGCCGCTTTTGGGAGAGCTTTACCGTCTGGCCCGAAATGCCGTAGAGAAGAAGGGGGTGCCCTGGGAGGACTTCCAGGTGGGATTCCACGCGGAGCCCAGCTTGCACAGGCTCCATTTGCATGTCATCTCAACGGATTTCGTATCACCAAGTCTGAAGACCAAAAAACATTGGAACTGCCACAACACCGAACTATTTGTGCCCTACGAAA AACTGTACAAACAACTGGAAAAGGATAATTGCTTTTCGCGATTTCCAAAATCGCTGGTAAAGGAGCTGCTAGCCAAGCCGCTGGTTTGTAACCAGTGTGAATTTGCCTCCGATTCGCTGCTAAATCTTAAAACCCACTTACTGAATCACTGGCAGTGTAAAGAAGACGAGCGTAAGGAGAGTACAAAATTGGATAACATAACTAAAATGATGAATGAGGCGAAACTAGACACAAAAATGATGCCATTATGCCACAATCAAGGCTCAAAAAATCCTTTTCAATTACCGCCCAAGCAGCAGGCCGTGAAAGAATGTGCCAATCATAAACTTGATCTTTCAACCACTGAAATGATACAGCGAAACAATCCGCCATTCAACTTTCAAGCGATGAATCCGCTGAAATCAAATAATGCACCCAGATATCCGCAACATCATGGGTCCAGGCCTATTTGGAATGGTCCTTCCTTTCCGCCTTTTCAACATCAAATCAACTATAGGTATCCGATGTTAAATGGATTCCGAGGACCATCTAATATTATCCAGCATGGATTTCCGCATTATCCAAATCAGACATTTGTCGGCCCGGGAGCTTGGCCAAGTGGTCAACAAAGTGGAGTGAGATCGAAATCGATACCAAGAAATTatcaacaaaatcaaaatcaacaGAATGCTCAACAGAACTCAAATTTGCAGCACCTAACTCATAATGTGAATCGAAATCAGGTAAATCGCTCAAATCGTCAGAATCCCAATCAAAATCGACAAAATTCTTTTCAGCAAAACAAGAACCAAAATAAGAAAGCTACAAAACCAATAAATCAACCTTCTGGCAATCTTCATGACCAAGAAGCTACGGCTCCGCCACCTTAA
- the LOC128251609 gene encoding aprataxin-like protein isoform X2, with the protein MDWQNGLIRDMVKPEYLIVSSELGVAIADKFPKAMHHYLVLPTADIPSIFVLNRSHLPLLGELYRLARNAVEKKGVPWEDFQVGFHAEPSLHRLHLHVISTDFVSPSLKTKKHWNCHNTELFVPYEKLYKQLEKDNCFSRFPKSLVKELLAKPLVCNQCEFASDSLLNLKTHLLNHWQCKEDERKESTKLDNITKMMNEAKLDTKMMPLCHNQGSKNPFQLPPKQQAVKECANHKLDLSTTEMIQRNNPPFNFQAMNPLKSNNAPRYPQHHGSRPIWNGPSFPPFQHQINYRYPMLNGFRGPSNIIQHGFPHYPNQTFVGPGAWPSGQQSGVRSKSIPRNYQQNQNQQNAQQNSNLQHLTHNVNRNQQNKNQNKKATKPINQPSGNLHDQEATAPPP; encoded by the exons ATGGATTGGCAAAACGGATTAATCAGAGACATGGTTAAACCAGAATACTTGATAGTTTCATCAGAACTAGGCGTTGCTATAGCAGACAAGTTTCCTAAGGCGATGCATCACTATTTGGTGCTTCCAACAGCCGATATTCCCAGCATCTTTGTG TTAAACCGGAGCCATTTGCCGCTTTTGGGAGAGCTTTACCGTCTGGCCCGAAATGCCGTAGAGAAGAAGGGGGTGCCCTGGGAGGACTTCCAGGTGGGATTCCACGCGGAGCCCAGCTTGCACAGGCTCCATTTGCATGTCATCTCAACGGATTTCGTATCACCAAGTCTGAAGACCAAAAAACATTGGAACTGCCACAACACCGAACTATTTGTGCCCTACGAAA AACTGTACAAACAACTGGAAAAGGATAATTGCTTTTCGCGATTTCCAAAATCGCTGGTAAAGGAGCTGCTAGCCAAGCCGCTGGTTTGTAACCAGTGTGAATTTGCCTCCGATTCGCTGCTAAATCTTAAAACCCACTTACTGAATCACTGGCAGTGTAAAGAAGACGAGCGTAAGGAGAGTACAAAATTGGATAACATAACTAAAATGATGAATGAGGCGAAACTAGACACAAAAATGATGCCATTATGCCACAATCAAGGCTCAAAAAATCCTTTTCAATTACCGCCCAAGCAGCAGGCCGTGAAAGAATGTGCCAATCATAAACTTGATCTTTCAACCACTGAAATGATACAGCGAAACAATCCGCCATTCAACTTTCAAGCGATGAATCCGCTGAAATCAAATAATGCACCCAGATATCCGCAACATCATGGGTCCAGGCCTATTTGGAATGGTCCTTCCTTTCCGCCTTTTCAACATCAAATCAACTATAGGTATCCGATGTTAAATGGATTCCGAGGACCATCTAATATTATCCAGCATGGATTTCCGCATTATCCAAATCAGACATTTGTCGGCCCGGGAGCTTGGCCAAGTGGTCAACAAAGTGGAGTGAGATCGAAATCGATACCAAGAAATTatcaacaaaatcaaaatcaacaGAATGCTCAACAGAACTCAAATTTGCAGCACCTAACTCATAATGTGAATCGAAATCAG CAAAACAAGAACCAAAATAAGAAAGCTACAAAACCAATAAATCAACCTTCTGGCAATCTTCATGACCAAGAAGCTACGGCTCCGCCACCTTAA
- the LOC128261622 gene encoding putative serine protease K12H4.7: MKLLHFTVQIIFCVPSFSSNFNPYKRNLELLNLEPISGSYTKNEVASVEELWLDQKVDNFDEKNNQTWKMRHFCNAKYHKPQGPIYIFVGGEWTISRGLMSTGLTHDMAVENSGMLFYTEHRYYGRSLPFGKESFQLHHLKQLNLHQSLADLAHFIRFQKSENAEMRDSKVIMVGGSYSGSLVAWMTQLYPDLIAASWASSAPLLAKADFYEYMELVSRSIQLSYGHNCSTRIEKGLNYLVKLFNDNGIQELLYELNGCEDYNLKNSLDRAAFFNGLGNYFALVVQSYSAYIPRLCETLMSLNSNDELAFVHFLKLLYSEGKRSSDCQNFGYSSMLQIFREDTDQSSETRAWFYQTCNEFGWYTTTKSNSSSSAAFANQVPLSYFEKLCQDAFGAEQTAQKLADGVEQTNGKFGGYGFNQSERYAQVIFTHGQLDPWHSLGQQTGQQACVLTGYSHVEDLASIRVTDSVQMNLAKLRVMSFLRRHI, translated from the exons ATGAAGTTACTGCATTTCACtgtgcaaattattttttgtgtgccaAGTTTTTCGTCAAATTTTAATCCTTATAAACGAAATTTGGAGTTGCTTAACTTAGAACCAATCTCTGGGTCATATACGAAAAACGAAGTAGCTTCTGTTGAGGAACTTTGGTTGGATCAAAAGGTTGACAATTTCGatgaaaaaaacaatcaaactTGGAAAATG CGTCATTTTTGTAATGCCAAGTATCACAAGCCCCAAGGACCCATCTACATATTTGTGGGAGGTGAGTGGACCATCAGTCGAGGTTTAATGAGCACTGGCTTAACCCACGATATGGCTGTGGAAAATTCTGGCATGCTTTTCTACACGGAACATCGTTATTATGGAAGGAGTTTACCATTTGg AAAGGAGAGTTTTCAACTGCATCACCTCAAGCAACTAAATCTCCATCAATCATTAGCCGACTTGGCACACTTCATACGCTTTCAAAAGTCGGAAAACGCTGAAATGAGAGACTCCAAAGTCATTATGGTTGGCGGCTCTTATTCGGGCAGTTTGGTGGCCTGGATGACTCAACTGTATCCAGATTTAATAGCTGCCAGTTGGGCTTCAAGTGCTCCACTGTTGGCCAAAGCGGATTTTTATG aatacATGGAGTTGGTCAGCCGATCTATTCAATTGAGCTATGGTCATAATTGCTCAACGCGAATTGAAAAAGGTTTAAATTACTTGGTAAAGTTATTTAATGACAATGGAATTCAGGAGCTTCTTTATGAGTTAAATGGCTGTGAAGATTACAATCTCAAAAATTctctggacagggcagcttTCTTCAATGGTCTGGGAAACTACTTTGCTTTGGTGGTGCAAAGCTATAG TGCTTATATACCACGCCTTTGTGAGACCTTAATGTCTTTAAATTCCAATGATGAATTGGCGTTTGTGCACTTCTTGAAACTTCTTTACTCAGAAGGCAAACGTTCCAGTGATTGCCAGAACTTTGGCTACTCATCCATGCTACAAATATTCCGTGAGGATACAGATCAAAGCTCTGAAA CTCGAGCATGGTTTTATCAAACCTGCAATGAATTCGGTTGGTACACGACCACGAAATCAAACTCCTCTTCGTCCGCCGCCTTTGCCAATCAGGTGCCCTTGTCCTACTTTGAAAAACTCTGCCAGGATGCGTTTGGAGCGGAGCAGACTGCCCAGAAGTTGGCCGACGGCGTCGAACAGACGAATGGCAAATTCGGCGGGTACGGCTTCAATCAGAGCGAGCGTTATGCACAGGTAATCTTCACGCATGGCCAGTTGGATCCGTGGCATTCTCTGGGCCAACAAACGGGCCAACAGGCCTGTGTCCTGACGG GCTATTCGCATGTGGAGGATTTGGCCAGCATCCGAGTGACGGACAGTGTGCAGATGAATCTGGCCAAGCTGCGTGTGATGTCCTTTCTGCGACGCCACATATGA